One window of Flavobacteriales bacterium genomic DNA carries:
- a CDS encoding riboflavin synthase: MFTGIVEEVGEVQEVSTTGSNKEFVIKARMAPELRVDQSVSHNGVCLTVVELMEDRYRVTAVEETLQRSNLGALQVGDPVNLERCLRIGDRLDGHMVQGHVDTVVTCSAAEERDGSWWFSFSLPEQKELLVEKGSVCLDGVSLTIAALDDRSFSVAVIPYTHEHTTFRTLAVGGRVNVEFDVVGKYVARVLGGSITA; this comes from the coding sequence ATGTTCACCGGCATCGTGGAAGAGGTGGGCGAGGTGCAGGAAGTGAGCACCACCGGCAGCAACAAGGAATTTGTGATCAAGGCGCGCATGGCCCCGGAGCTGCGCGTGGACCAGAGCGTTTCACACAACGGCGTCTGCCTCACGGTTGTGGAGTTGATGGAAGATCGTTATCGCGTTACGGCGGTGGAGGAGACCCTGCAACGCAGCAACCTCGGCGCATTACAGGTCGGCGATCCAGTCAATTTGGAACGCTGCCTCCGTATCGGCGACCGGCTCGACGGCCACATGGTGCAAGGCCACGTGGACACTGTGGTGACCTGTAGCGCAGCGGAAGAGCGCGATGGATCCTGGTGGTTCTCGTTCTCCCTGCCGGAGCAAAAGGAGCTGTTGGTGGAGAAAGGTTCTGTCTGTTTGGACGGCGTGAGCCTCACCATTGCCGCGTTGGATGACCGCTCCTTCAGCGTAGCGGTGATCCCGTACACGCATGAGCACACCACGTTCCGCACGTTGGCCGTTGGAGGCAGGGTGAACGTGGAGTTCGACGTGGTGGGGAAGTACGTGGCGCGTGTGCTTGGCGGGTCGATCACCGCTTAA
- the metF gene encoding methylenetetrahydrofolate reductase [NAD(P)H]: protein MKVIDHLRKSDRSLFSFEILPPLKGKDIRSIYAGIDPLMEFKPSFVNVTYHREEVIYKERGQGLLQKIRLRKRPGTVGICAMIKAKYEVDTVPHLICGGFSREDTEDALIELNFLGIDNVLALRGDPIKSEPHFIPERQGHAHAEELIRQIAGLNKGQYLYDEEQEAAPTNLCVGAACYPEKHAEALNPGTDLAYLKRKVDAGAEYLVTQMFFDNARYFDFVERCRKEGITVPIIPGLKPLTNFRHISFIPKTFNIDLPEAFSRELEKCKSDEDVKAVGIEWTTQQAKELQAQKVPSLHFYTMGRSEAVKAIASQLF from the coding sequence ATGAAGGTCATCGACCACCTGCGGAAAAGCGACCGCTCCCTCTTCTCCTTCGAGATCCTGCCCCCGTTGAAAGGCAAGGACATCCGTTCGATCTATGCGGGCATCGACCCTTTGATGGAGTTCAAGCCGAGCTTCGTGAACGTGACCTACCATCGCGAGGAGGTGATCTATAAGGAGCGCGGACAAGGGCTGCTGCAAAAGATCCGCCTGCGGAAAAGACCGGGCACCGTGGGTATTTGCGCGATGATCAAGGCGAAATACGAGGTGGACACCGTGCCCCATCTGATCTGCGGGGGCTTCAGCCGGGAGGACACCGAGGACGCCTTGATCGAGCTGAACTTCCTGGGCATCGACAACGTGCTGGCCCTGCGTGGGGATCCCATTAAAAGCGAACCCCATTTCATCCCGGAACGACAGGGCCATGCCCATGCCGAAGAGTTGATCCGCCAGATCGCCGGGCTCAATAAGGGGCAGTATCTGTACGACGAGGAACAGGAAGCCGCGCCCACCAACCTGTGCGTGGGGGCCGCCTGCTATCCGGAGAAGCACGCCGAGGCGCTGAACCCGGGCACCGACCTGGCCTACCTGAAGCGCAAAGTGGATGCGGGCGCGGAATACCTCGTCACCCAGATGTTCTTCGACAACGCCCGATACTTCGATTTCGTGGAGCGCTGCCGCAAGGAAGGGATCACTGTACCGATCATTCCGGGATTGAAGCCACTGACGAACTTCCGCCACATTTCGTTCATCCCGAAGACCTTCAACATCGACCTTCCGGAGGCTTTCTCCCGCGAATTGGAGAAGTGCAAGTCTGACGAGGACGTGAAGGCGGTCGGCATTGAATGGACCACCCAGCAGGCCAAGGAACTGCAGGCCCAAAAGGTACCCAGCCTGCACTTTTACACCATGGGGCGCTCGGAGGCTGTGAAGGCCATTGCCTCGCAGTTGTTCTGA
- a CDS encoding gliding motility-associated C-terminal domain-containing protein, whose translation MNSLFRTLCAGLLLGFAFTARATHNEAGEILVCHVGDSTSLTYRVTIITYTNPNSQADRPEFILDWGDNTPLDTIQRDSATLVQIAGINTQRNLYIHTHVYPGPGVFLLQYIDPNRVADVVNIPGSVNVPMCVQTRLVISTAGNNCTPQFLNPPIQNACLGQLWVHNPGGYDSDGDSLSFEPVVCLGGDLSNPLDGIGDPIPGYLFPNQISPGANNQYAIDPVTGTITWDSPQQSGIYNIAFIVREWRMINGHWVNIGWVERDMQVIVGPCNDRPPVIAEVNDTCVEAGTFLTFGVQATDPDAGQTITLSALGGPFQVASSPAVFNSSPSQNIVFGTFSWNTNCSHVRQQPYQVVFNARDNYNMVQLQDYETMFITVVAPAPQNPSATPNGGVMELAWDPSICSNATGYRIYRRQGSYGFIHGPCETGVPAYTGYQYIGSTTGLNNTNYTDAGLAFGITYCYMVVAVFPDGAQSYASVEFCNLLQRDVPIMTHVSVGVTDNANGVDTVRWSNAFDLDTIQHPGPYLFKVYRGNGLTSATALVHTSATSPILANPDTSFIDQGLDTRSTGHTYRVDLYGDDGNTLIGPSNMASSVFIVPEPNDEQVTLHINYNAPWINTQFDVYRQIGGVFTYVGTGTEPTYVDTGLVNGESYCYYVKTTGAYDDPAIAAPLINFSQETCATPVDLTPPCPPTLSIVNDCELPLNTLTWNNPNNSCASDTWRYNIYFTDSLGGEMILIHTITGAEDTTFTHTDGSSVAGCYVVTAIDSVGNESAFSDRVCGDNCPEYTLPNVFTPNSDRVNDLFIPFPYRGVKEIDLQVFNRWGQIVFTTQDPAIQWDGTLNNDGEPVPDGVYFYVCQVIFKRLQGSTPEVLKGYVHILGGNHAQQN comes from the coding sequence ATGAACAGCCTTTTCCGCACTTTATGTGCCGGCCTCTTGTTGGGCTTTGCTTTTACGGCCCGGGCCACGCACAATGAGGCGGGGGAGATCTTGGTGTGCCATGTCGGAGATTCCACAAGCCTCACTTATAGGGTCACCATCATTACCTATACCAATCCCAATTCCCAGGCGGACCGGCCTGAATTCATTCTGGACTGGGGCGACAACACGCCCTTGGACACGATCCAGCGGGATTCCGCGACATTGGTGCAGATCGCCGGGATCAACACGCAACGGAACCTTTACATCCACACGCATGTCTACCCCGGGCCGGGCGTGTTCCTGCTTCAGTACATCGACCCCAACCGGGTGGCCGATGTGGTGAACATCCCCGGCTCGGTGAACGTGCCCATGTGCGTGCAGACCCGGTTGGTGATCAGCACTGCGGGCAATAATTGCACGCCACAATTCCTTAATCCGCCCATCCAGAATGCCTGCTTGGGTCAACTGTGGGTCCACAATCCGGGCGGGTACGATTCCGATGGCGACAGCCTTTCCTTCGAACCGGTAGTCTGCTTGGGAGGTGATCTGAGCAATCCGCTCGATGGTATAGGTGACCCTATCCCCGGCTATCTGTTCCCAAACCAGATCTCGCCCGGCGCGAACAACCAGTATGCCATCGATCCGGTCACTGGCACCATCACCTGGGATTCCCCGCAGCAGTCCGGCATTTACAACATCGCCTTCATCGTCAGGGAGTGGCGGATGATCAACGGGCATTGGGTGAACATCGGCTGGGTGGAACGCGACATGCAGGTGATCGTGGGCCCCTGCAACGATCGGCCTCCGGTGATCGCCGAGGTGAACGATACCTGCGTGGAAGCGGGCACCTTCCTCACCTTCGGCGTGCAGGCCACCGACCCCGACGCGGGCCAGACCATCACCTTGAGCGCGCTGGGCGGACCGTTCCAAGTGGCCAGTTCCCCCGCGGTGTTCAACTCGTCCCCATCCCAGAACATCGTTTTCGGCACGTTCTCGTGGAACACCAACTGCTCGCACGTGCGGCAACAGCCTTACCAAGTGGTCTTCAATGCCCGCGACAACTACAACATGGTGCAGCTGCAGGATTATGAGACCATGTTCATCACCGTGGTGGCCCCCGCGCCGCAAAATCCCAGCGCCACGCCGAATGGTGGCGTGATGGAACTGGCTTGGGACCCCAGCATCTGCTCCAATGCCACGGGCTATCGCATCTATCGTCGACAGGGTTCCTATGGCTTTATCCATGGCCCCTGCGAGACGGGTGTGCCGGCCTATACCGGTTATCAGTACATCGGCAGCACCACCGGGCTGAACAACACGAACTACACGGACGCGGGGCTGGCCTTCGGCATCACCTATTGCTACATGGTAGTGGCCGTTTTCCCGGACGGCGCGCAGAGCTACGCGAGCGTGGAGTTTTGCAACCTGCTGCAGCGCGACGTGCCCATCATGACGCACGTAAGCGTGGGCGTGACCGATAACGCAAACGGCGTGGACACCGTGCGCTGGAGCAATGCCTTCGACCTGGACACGATCCAGCATCCCGGCCCCTATCTCTTCAAGGTGTATCGCGGAAATGGCCTGACCTCCGCCACCGCACTCGTACATACCAGCGCCACTTCTCCGATCTTGGCAAACCCCGACACCAGCTTTATCGATCAAGGCTTGGACACGCGCTCCACCGGCCATACCTATCGCGTGGACCTCTATGGCGACGATGGCAACACGCTGATCGGCCCCAGCAACATGGCCTCCAGCGTTTTCATCGTCCCGGAGCCGAACGATGAGCAGGTCACGCTGCACATCAACTACAACGCGCCGTGGATCAATACGCAGTTCGATGTCTACCGGCAGATCGGCGGGGTCTTCACCTACGTCGGTACCGGCACCGAGCCCACCTACGTGGACACCGGCCTGGTGAACGGTGAGTCCTATTGCTACTACGTGAAGACCACCGGGGCATACGACGATCCAGCCATCGCCGCACCGTTGATCAACTTCAGCCAAGAGACCTGCGCCACGCCGGTGGACCTTACACCGCCGTGCCCGCCCACGCTTTCCATCGTCAACGATTGCGAGCTGCCGCTGAACACGCTCACGTGGAACAACCCCAACAACAGCTGCGCCAGTGATACCTGGCGCTACAACATCTACTTCACCGACAGCTTGGGTGGGGAAATGATCCTGATCCACACCATCACCGGTGCCGAGGACACCACGTTCACGCACACCGACGGCAGTTCCGTGGCCGGTTGCTACGTGGTCACCGCCATCGATTCCGTGGGCAACGAGAGCGCTTTCAGCGACCGGGTCTGCGGCGACAATTGTCCGGAATACACCTTGCCGAACGTCTTCACGCCCAACAGCGACCGCGTGAACGACCTCTTTATTCCCTTCCCGTACCGCGGCGTGAAGGAGATCGACCTGCAGGTCTTCAACCGCTGGGGCCAGATCGTTTTCACCACGCAGGACCCCGCGATCCAGTGGGACGGCACGCTGAACAACGATGGCGAGCCGGTGCCGGACGGTGTCTACTTCTATGTCTGTCAGGTGATCTTCAAGCGGCTGCAAGGCTCCACGCCGGAAGTGCTGAAAGGCTACGTCCACATCCTCGGCGGCAACCACGCACAGCAGAACTGA
- the pdxA gene encoding 4-hydroxythreonine-4-phosphate dehydrogenase PdxA has product MIEGPVRVGISCGDLNGIGLEVVLKTFEDPRMLLELTPVLYCGARAVSFHRKALGGMEQMQINGIADAQDAIPKKLNVVHAWEEEAPIELGVPSGKAASFAIQSLEAAAQDLSSGKVDVLVTAPIDKHSMEMAGFGFPGHTEFLAHMAGGDAEVLMLLVSENLRVGTVTGHIPLKSVAESITVERIMVKARLMHQSLERDFGITGPKIAILGLNPHAGDGGTLGSEDKERILPAVRKLNEEGIIAMGPYPADGFFGNGSYKHFDGVLAMYHDQGLAPFKALSFGHGVNYTAGLPVVRTSPDHGTGLDIAGKGIADEGSFRHAVWLACDILRNREAYKAMTANPLQAQKREKGRRDE; this is encoded by the coding sequence ATGATCGAAGGACCTGTGCGTGTGGGCATCAGTTGCGGCGACCTCAACGGCATCGGCCTGGAGGTGGTTTTGAAGACTTTTGAGGACCCGCGGATGTTGCTGGAATTGACCCCCGTGTTGTACTGCGGTGCGCGCGCGGTGAGCTTTCACCGGAAAGCCCTTGGTGGCATGGAGCAGATGCAGATCAACGGGATCGCCGATGCGCAGGACGCCATTCCCAAGAAGCTGAACGTGGTGCATGCCTGGGAGGAAGAAGCACCCATCGAGCTCGGCGTTCCGTCCGGCAAGGCGGCCAGCTTCGCGATACAAAGTTTGGAAGCCGCCGCACAGGACCTCAGCTCCGGGAAAGTGGACGTGCTGGTGACGGCCCCGATCGACAAGCACAGCATGGAAATGGCGGGCTTCGGCTTTCCGGGGCACACTGAATTCCTCGCGCACATGGCCGGCGGCGATGCGGAAGTGCTGATGCTGTTGGTGAGCGAGAACCTGCGCGTGGGCACCGTCACCGGGCACATCCCGTTGAAGAGTGTCGCGGAATCGATCACGGTGGAACGGATCATGGTGAAAGCGCGCCTGATGCACCAAAGCCTGGAGCGCGACTTCGGCATCACCGGTCCCAAGATCGCGATCCTGGGGCTCAACCCACATGCAGGTGATGGCGGCACGCTCGGTAGTGAGGACAAGGAACGGATCCTGCCGGCCGTCCGGAAACTCAACGAGGAAGGCATCATTGCCATGGGCCCCTACCCCGCCGATGGCTTCTTCGGGAACGGCAGCTACAAGCACTTCGATGGCGTGCTGGCGATGTACCACGATCAAGGGCTGGCACCGTTCAAGGCGCTCAGCTTCGGGCATGGCGTGAACTACACCGCCGGCCTGCCGGTGGTGCGCACCAGCCCCGACCATGGAACAGGCCTCGACATCGCCGGCAAGGGCATCGCCGACGAGGGTTCCTTCCGTCACGCGGTGTGGTTGGCCTGCGACATCCTTCGAAACCGCGAAGCCTACAAGGCGATGACGGCGAACCCGCTGCAGGCGCAGAAACGGGAGAAGGGAAGGCGGGACGAATGA
- a CDS encoding T9SS type A sorting domain-containing protein: protein MRSFLLLTLAFLTFPALAQLNYDEAAFDETVRSERHPIGDLDRSGGPPTRGYDMKYLRCTWDLDPAVRYISGSVTSYFTATADLDQLIFDLSDSLTVDDVTMQGNALAYSQDPGDLLVITLPATIPAGQTDSITVSYHGVPPNTGFGSFVTDEHDGVPIVWTLSEPYGAKDWWPSKQDLNDKVDSLDTYVTTPMNNRAAGNGVLMAPDTTGDHVTWHWRHRHPIDYYLIATAVTNYQVDIQYVVLDGDSMPMVTYAYPEDFDAAVTNATELLPKITLFSQLFGTYPFANEKYGHAQFGWGGGMEHQTMTFLGVYHPEISAHELAHQWFGDKVTCASWADIWLNEGFATYLSGLAYEYLAPVYWPIWKQGKVGSIISQPDGSVFCTDTLDQNRLFSGRLTYNKGAMVIHMLRWICGDSAFYNGMRNYLDDPTIGYGTATTADLQAHLAATSGLDLTGFFADWFTGEGYPSYTTVWSQDDAGEVHVSLSQTASHPSVDFFELPVPIRFYGGGTDSTVVLDNTVNDQGFSFHLPFPIDSAAFDPDIWLISGHNLTTSVSELDRDRPLLVLYPNPAADILHWRIPGSGPRLLARVVDALGRTVFTGDARDGNIDIHGLSSGGYVLELSGGGVVLRSRFVKR from the coding sequence ATGCGCTCCTTCCTCCTTCTGACCTTGGCATTTTTGACCTTCCCGGCCCTTGCGCAGTTGAACTACGACGAGGCCGCATTCGACGAAACCGTCCGCAGCGAACGGCACCCCATCGGCGATCTGGACCGGAGCGGCGGCCCTCCCACACGCGGCTACGACATGAAGTACCTGCGTTGCACGTGGGACCTGGATCCCGCCGTCCGCTACATCAGCGGCAGCGTCACCTCCTATTTCACCGCCACCGCCGATCTGGACCAGCTCATCTTCGACCTCAGCGACAGCCTTACGGTGGACGACGTGACCATGCAAGGAAATGCGCTCGCGTACTCCCAAGATCCCGGAGACCTGTTGGTGATCACGCTCCCCGCCACCATTCCGGCCGGACAGACCGATTCCATCACGGTGAGCTATCACGGGGTCCCGCCGAATACCGGCTTCGGAAGCTTCGTCACCGACGAGCATGACGGCGTGCCCATCGTATGGACCTTGAGCGAACCCTACGGCGCCAAGGATTGGTGGCCCTCCAAACAGGACCTCAACGACAAAGTGGATTCACTGGACACGTATGTCACCACGCCGATGAACAACCGGGCCGCCGGGAACGGCGTGCTGATGGCGCCCGACACCACGGGCGACCACGTCACCTGGCATTGGCGGCATCGCCACCCGATCGACTATTATTTGATCGCCACGGCCGTGACCAACTACCAAGTGGACATCCAATACGTGGTGCTGGACGGGGACAGCATGCCGATGGTGACGTACGCGTACCCGGAGGACTTCGACGCGGCAGTGACGAACGCCACCGAGCTTCTCCCGAAAATAACCCTGTTCAGCCAGCTGTTCGGCACCTATCCCTTTGCGAACGAGAAGTACGGCCACGCACAATTCGGATGGGGCGGCGGCATGGAACACCAGACCATGACCTTTCTCGGGGTTTACCATCCGGAGATCTCCGCCCACGAACTGGCGCACCAGTGGTTCGGGGACAAGGTGACCTGTGCCAGCTGGGCGGACATCTGGTTGAACGAGGGCTTCGCCACTTACCTCAGCGGGCTGGCCTATGAATACCTGGCCCCGGTGTACTGGCCCATTTGGAAACAAGGCAAGGTCGGAAGTATAATCAGTCAACCGGATGGCAGCGTGTTCTGCACCGACACGTTGGACCAGAACCGGCTTTTTAGCGGAAGACTCACCTACAACAAGGGTGCGATGGTGATCCACATGCTGCGCTGGATCTGTGGGGACAGCGCTTTCTACAATGGTATGCGCAACTATCTGGACGACCCGACGATCGGCTACGGCACGGCCACCACCGCCGACCTGCAAGCTCACTTGGCGGCCACCTCGGGCCTGGATCTCACCGGCTTCTTCGCCGATTGGTTCACCGGCGAGGGTTATCCCTCCTACACAACGGTGTGGTCCCAAGACGACGCAGGCGAGGTACATGTCTCCCTGTCCCAGACCGCCTCACACCCCTCGGTAGACTTCTTCGAACTGCCCGTGCCTATTCGATTCTATGGCGGAGGTACCGATAGCACAGTGGTATTGGACAACACGGTGAATGACCAAGGATTCAGTTTCCACCTGCCCTTCCCCATCGACAGCGCGGCCTTCGATCCCGACATCTGGCTGATCAGCGGCCACAACCTCACCACTTCGGTGAGCGAACTGGACCGAGACCGACCGCTGCTGGTCCTCTATCCGAACCCGGCGGCCGACATCCTCCATTGGCGCATTCCCGGCTCCGGGCCACGACTGCTGGCACGGGTAGTAGACGCGCTCGGCCGGACCGTATTCACCGGGGATGCCAGAGACGGGAACATCGATATCCACGGGCTTTCCTCCGGTGGCTATGTGCTGGAGCTGAGCGGAGGTGGGGTGGTGCTGCGTTCGCGGTTTGTTAAGCGGTGA
- a CDS encoding AMP-binding protein codes for MNAEPDTATPQQVKDVQEAGLRAQIAHVAAHSPFYKSLFKLHGIDPTSIRSLEDLRRIPCTDKDQLRDHNMDFLCVPREQVADFVATSGTTGEPVVIALSDGDLDRLARNEALSFACAGVQPGDVIQLMATMDRRFMAGLAYFLGARKLGAGIIRTGAGSPQLQWSSIERLRPDHLVAVPSFLLKMLQYAAENGIDPKSTSVRSIICIGEPVRDRQLAPNALARRIQDAWPIALHGTYASTEMATAFTECGQFNGGHHRPELIITEIVDENGAPVKPGEAGELVVTPLGVEAMPLIRFRTGDIVEAHHEACACGRTTMRLGPVLGRKQHMVKYKGTTLYPPVLNDLLASFLEVEASVVIIDRDELGHDEVVVNILCAHRSDALVDKLKEHIRATLRVVPRLEFVDPQMMAELQGAGRKKATVLDRRG; via the coding sequence TTGAACGCTGAACCGGATACCGCCACACCGCAACAGGTGAAGGATGTGCAAGAGGCAGGCTTGCGTGCGCAGATCGCGCATGTGGCAGCGCATTCGCCATTCTACAAAAGCCTGTTCAAGCTGCACGGTATCGATCCCACATCGATCCGTTCATTGGAAGATCTGCGCCGGATCCCCTGCACGGACAAGGACCAGTTGCGTGACCACAACATGGACTTCCTGTGCGTGCCCCGCGAGCAGGTGGCCGACTTCGTCGCCACGTCCGGCACCACCGGCGAGCCTGTCGTCATCGCCTTGAGCGATGGTGACCTGGACCGCTTGGCGCGGAACGAGGCGCTCTCCTTCGCCTGTGCCGGTGTGCAACCCGGTGATGTGATCCAGCTCATGGCCACCATGGACCGCCGCTTCATGGCGGGCTTGGCGTACTTCCTCGGTGCCCGGAAGTTGGGTGCCGGCATCATCCGCACCGGTGCGGGATCGCCGCAATTGCAGTGGTCCTCCATCGAACGCCTGCGCCCGGACCACTTGGTCGCCGTGCCTTCCTTCCTCTTGAAGATGCTCCAGTACGCAGCGGAGAACGGCATCGATCCGAAGTCCACTTCCGTACGGTCCATCATCTGCATCGGTGAGCCGGTGCGCGATCGCCAACTGGCTCCCAATGCCCTGGCCAGAAGGATCCAGGATGCATGGCCGATCGCCTTGCACGGCACCTACGCCTCCACCGAAATGGCCACGGCTTTCACGGAGTGCGGTCAATTCAACGGAGGTCATCATCGCCCGGAGCTGATCATCACTGAGATAGTGGACGAGAATGGTGCGCCCGTGAAACCCGGTGAAGCCGGTGAGCTCGTCGTGACCCCGCTAGGCGTCGAGGCCATGCCACTGATCCGCTTCCGCACCGGCGACATCGTGGAGGCGCATCACGAGGCGTGCGCGTGTGGACGCACCACCATGCGCTTAGGCCCGGTACTGGGGCGCAAACAACACATGGTGAAGTACAAAGGGACCACCCTGTACCCGCCCGTGCTGAACGACCTACTGGCAAGTTTCCTTGAGGTGGAAGCCTCCGTGGTGATCATCGACCGCGATGAGCTGGGCCACGACGAGGTCGTGGTGAACATTCTCTGCGCCCACCGCAGCGATGCCCTGGTGGACAAGCTGAAGGAGCACATCCGGGCCACGTTGCGTGTGGTGCCGCGATTGGAATTCGTGGACCCGCAAATGATGGCAGAATTGCAGGGTGCGGGAAGGAAAAAGGCCACGGTTTTGGACCGGCGGGGGTGA
- a CDS encoding leucyl aminopeptidase, whose translation MVHQVRQGPPSKQLEKARQAGNAMALKLIAAKREEAQAVSLQDDADLTLALVEGATLGSYAFNRHKTGEQPRTLKKLSLIASVVKPAALQEMLDVCEATLNARDLVNEPASHLSAVQLGEAAQKLAKSCGFTAKVMNKKQIEAEKMGGLLAVNQGSIDPPVFIVMEWKPKNAVNKKPVLLVGKGVVYDTGGLSLKPTPNSMDSMKCDMGGSAAVIGAISIAAKQKLPLHVVALVPSTDNRPGGKAFAPGDVLKMHSGLTVENLNSDAEGRLILADALSYGERYDAEVVFTLATLTGAAMRAIGTQGTVTMGTASEKQFAMLHAAADTTFERVAQMPFWEEYDEELKSDVADLKNIGGAMAGQITAGKFLARFTTKPLIHLDIAGPAFLDKRDHYRTKGGTGVGVRLVYEFLKRRAAAK comes from the coding sequence ATGGTACACCAGGTGCGGCAAGGACCCCCCTCCAAACAACTGGAAAAGGCACGCCAGGCAGGCAACGCCATGGCCCTGAAATTGATCGCCGCCAAGCGGGAAGAAGCCCAGGCCGTGAGTTTGCAGGATGATGCGGACCTCACTTTGGCGCTGGTGGAAGGCGCTACGCTCGGTTCGTATGCCTTCAACCGCCACAAGACCGGGGAGCAGCCCCGCACCTTGAAAAAGCTCAGCCTTATCGCTTCAGTGGTGAAGCCTGCGGCCTTGCAGGAAATGCTGGATGTCTGCGAAGCCACGCTCAACGCCCGCGACCTCGTGAACGAACCCGCCTCGCACCTCAGCGCCGTGCAGCTTGGCGAAGCAGCCCAGAAGCTGGCCAAGAGCTGCGGCTTCACCGCCAAGGTGATGAACAAGAAGCAGATCGAGGCCGAGAAGATGGGCGGTCTTCTCGCCGTGAACCAAGGGAGCATCGACCCGCCGGTCTTCATCGTGATGGAATGGAAGCCGAAGAACGCGGTGAACAAGAAGCCCGTGCTGCTGGTGGGCAAAGGCGTGGTGTACGATACCGGCGGTCTCAGCCTGAAACCGACACCCAACAGCATGGATTCCATGAAATGCGACATGGGCGGCTCCGCAGCGGTGATCGGCGCGATCTCCATCGCGGCGAAGCAGAAGCTGCCCTTGCACGTGGTGGCCTTGGTGCCCTCCACGGACAACCGCCCCGGCGGCAAGGCCTTCGCGCCCGGCGACGTGCTGAAGATGCACAGCGGCCTCACCGTGGAGAACCTCAACTCGGATGCCGAGGGCCGCTTGATCCTTGCCGATGCGCTGAGCTATGGCGAGCGCTACGATGCCGAAGTGGTATTCACCTTGGCCACGCTCACCGGGGCCGCCATGCGCGCCATCGGCACCCAGGGCACAGTGACCATGGGCACCGCCAGTGAGAAGCAATTCGCCATGCTGCATGCCGCCGCCGACACCACGTTCGAGCGCGTGGCGCAGATGCCCTTCTGGGAAGAATATGACGAGGAGCTCAAGAGCGACGTTGCCGACCTGAAGAACATCGGTGGAGCGATGGCCGGGCAGATCACCGCCGGGAAATTCCTCGCCCGCTTCACCACCAAGCCGCTCATTCACTTGGACATCGCCGGGCCCGCCTTTCTGGACAAGCGCGACCATTATCGGACCAAGGGCGGCACCGGTGTGGGCGTGCGTTTGGTGTATGAATTCCTCAAGCGCCGCGCAGCGGCCAAGTGA